GGCGGGTGGCGTCGGCCAGGGACGGGCCCCAGCGCGCCTTCTCCTCCTCGGGCCGGTGGAAGAACTCCAGCGCGGCCTGGTTCAGCCGGGTGAACACCGGCTCCGGGACGATGTGGTCCACGGCCACGTAGAAGCCGCTGCGGCGCAGCGCGTCGCCGAGCTGGCCGGCGATCTCGGCGCGCCGTTTCGGGTCGTCCAGACCGGCAAGGCTGATGACCGGGACGTATCCGTCCTCGTTGATCGAGTCGGTGTCCGGGAGCGTGATCGTCATCGTTCCTCCTGCCAGGGTCGGGACAGGCCTCCTTCAGTACGCTACCTGCCCGGATCAGCCGGTCGCGTCCCGGCCGGGCCCGGGTCCCGGCGGGCGAGCTCGGAGTCCAGCCCGGCGTCGCAGGCGAGTTTCACCGCCAGCTCGCGGGCCCGCGGCAGCAGCTCCGCCAGGTCCACGCCGACCGCCCGGCCGCCGGTCACGACCGGCTCGCCGGCCACCCAGACCGTGTGCACGTCCCGGGGCGAGGCGCAGTAGACCAGCTCCTGGTACGGGTCGTGCACGTTCGACAGCGACGGGCTGGCCTCGGCGAACAGCACCAGGTCGGCCTGCTTGCCCGGCTCCAGCGAGCCGATCTCGGCGTCCAGCCCGAGCGCCCGGGCGCCGTCGATGGTCGCCATCGCCAGCACGTCCGGCGCGGTCAGCGCGGTCGCCTGCAGGTGGTGCACCTTCTGCAGCAGCGCGGCGATCTTCAGCGTCTGCAGCATGTCCTGGCTGTCGTTGCTGGCCGGGCCGTCCAGGCCGAGCCCGACCGTGACGCCCTCCCGGCGCAGCCGCGGCACCGGCGCCACCCCGGAGGCGAGGATCATGTTCGAGACCGGGTTGTGCGCGACCGCGACGTCGTGGCGGCGCAGCAGGTCGATGTCGGTGTCGTCGAGCCAGACGCAGTGCGCGGCCACCACCTGGGCGTCGAGCAGGCCGGCCCGGGCGGCGTACTCGATCGAGCCCATGCCGCGGTCCATCCGCGACTGGGTGACCTCCTCGCGCACCTCGTGCAGGTGCACGTGCAGCCGCGGGGTGTCCCGCAGCAGCTCGGCGGTGGCCCCGATCAGCTCGTCCGAGGAGGCCGGCACGGTCGCCAGCCCGACCCGGAACCGGGACCGCCGGGATGCGGCCGCGGCCGCGGCGAGGGCCTCGTGCTCGGCCAGCACCAGCTTCAGCGGTCGCGGGTTGCTGTCGTCCTGGGCCCCGTACGAGACGTCGCCGCGCAGGCCCAGCTCCTCCAGCGCCTGCACCACGCCGGGCGTGGACGGCTCGGCGCCGGGGGCGTGGCAGAACATGTCGGCCACCGTGGTCACCCCGGACAGCGCCGCCTCCGCTCCCTTGAGCAGCGCCCCGACGTACGCGACCTCGCGGGTGAGGAACGGTTCGATCGGCCCGACGACGTGGACGAACCACTCCCAGAGCGTGTGGGTCTCGCCGATGCCGGTGACCAGGCCCTCGGAGAAGTGGCCGTGGGTGCTGACGAAGCCCGGGGTGAGGATGCCGGTGCCGTCGCCGGTCACCTCGGCGTCCGGGAAGTCCGCCGCCAGCCGCGGGTACGGCCCGACCGCGGCGATCCGGTCACCCCGGATCGCCACGGCACCGTCCCGGACGTGCCCGGCCGGCCCGGAGGTCAGCACGTGCCGGGCCCGGACGAGGAGGGGACGCGCGGGCTCCCGCGCGCCCCCCGACTCGGTCGTCACCGCTACTTGGCGGTCGTGCTCAACCCGATGGACGGGTCGACGAACTCGTTGGTGTAGAGGTCGGACGGCTGCAGACCGGTCTTGATGGTCTTGCGCTGCGCGGCGAAGATCGGCGTGAGGATGTCGATCATGCGTTGCATCCGGTCGTTGGCCATGTTGCCCAGCGTCTTGTCCGGGCCGTTGCCGACCAGGCCGAGGTTCTTCAGCGTCTTGACCGCGTAGTCGGCCATGCCCGGCGAGTACGTCCAGAAGTCGTGCAGGGTCTGGACGGCCTTGATGACCAGCGTGTTGGTCGCGGCCGGGTTGGTGATGAAGTCGACCGAGGCCTGCTGCAGGATCGGCACCAGCTTCTTCAGGCAGGGCGCCAGCTTCTCCTTGTCGGCCGGCCGGATGCTCAGGGCCTCGCCGTACATCGGGTAGCCGGTGTCGTTGACCAGCTGCAGGTCGGTGTCGTACGAGTGCCCCTCGACCTCGGCCTTGAAGATGTACGGCTCCGAGGTGGCGAAGCCGGCGTTGGCGATCGCGCCGTCGGAGGCGACGAACTTCGACGGCGTGCCGTCGTAGGAGCCGTCGAGCTGGCTGGCCCGCACCAGGCCCGCACCGAGCAGGTACTGCATGTACGTGTCGGTCTGGAAGTACAGGATCTTGGTGTTGGTCTGGCCGATGTCCGCGATCGTGTTGAAGTCCGGGTGCTTCTTCTTGTCCCAGGCGATCATGATCGGGCTGATCTCCAGCGGCGCGACGACCGCGAGGGTCGGCTGCGACTGGGAGTTCTGCACGGCCTCGTCGGTGGAGACCTGGCCGAGGGTGATCGACTTGTCCGCGTACATCTGGGCCGAGACCTGCTGGAAGCCGATGGCGGGGCCGCCGTTGCGGATCTCCACGGTCACGCCGGTGTCCTGACCGGAGGCGACCAGCGGGCCCTTCAGGACCTTCTTGTTCTTGTCGACCGTGTAGCCCGGGCCGAGCAGCTGGTAGAGGTTGCCGTACTCGCTCTCGGGGAACCAGTCGGTCTGGATCACCACGTTGGCCGGGCAGACGCCCTTGAGGCTCAGCGCGGCCCCGGACGCCTTGGGCGCCGGCGCGCTCTGGTCCGTGGTGGTCGAGTTGCTGCTGCACGCCGCGGCGGTCAGCAGCAGCGCGATGCCGCCTGCCACCATCGGGGCGAGCTTGCGTTGACGCATCGTTCTCCTCGTGAGGTGCGGGGTTGCTGGCCGGCCCGGGAGCCGGCCTGGGGAGAGGGAGAGAGAGGGACGGGTCAGGCGGGCCTGTCGTACGCCGACGAGCCGTACCAGCCGCCGGTCGCGATCCGGTTGATGGCCCCGAACAGCGAGAACGCCAGCACGCCGAGGAGAGACGCGGCGAGGGCGGCGCCGAAGAGCTGCTCGGACTGCAACCGGGCCCGGTAGAGGTCGATGAGCACGCCGATCCCGGCCTGGCCCTGCTTGAAGAAGAAGTCGCCGACGACGGAGCCGACGATCGCGAGCGTGGCCGAGACCTGGAAGCCGGTGAGGATCGCCGGCATCGCCGCCGGCAGCTGCAGCTTCCACAGCCGGACCAGCCGGTTGGAGCGGTGCAGCGTGAACAGCTCGTGCTGGCCCCGCTCGGCCGCCTGCAGCCCGAACAGGGTGCTGGAGATGACCGGGAACAACGCGATGAGGACCGTCACGATGAGCCGGCTGGTGAGGCCGAAGTCGAACCAGAAGCCGATCACCGGCACCAGCGCGAGCGTGGGCACGCACTGCAGGATCACCGCGTACGGGTAGATCGAGCGCTCCACCCAGCGGGCCTGGCTCATCGCGATCCCGAGCGCCATCCCGATCACGATCGAGATGAGCAGGCCGAGCGCGGCGATCCAGGTCGAGAGCCAGAGCGCGGTGAAGATGTCGGTCCGGTTCTGCGCGTCGAAGAACGACACGATGATCACCCGGTGCGGCGGCGGCAGCAGGAAGCGCCGATCGGCGTCGAGGAACACGTACGAGATGTAGTACCAGACCCCGAGAACGATCATCAGGGTCACCAACGGTGGGAACCAGGTGGCGAACAGCCCCCGACGTCGACGTGCCCGTCGGAACGGAGCGCCCACCACCGCTCCTCCACCCGTTTCCGGCAAACGGGTGTCCACGCTCATCCGAACGCCTCCCGGATCTCGACCCTGCACGGCGGTCCGCTCGGCGTATATCACGGACGCTGCGTGTCGCCTAAATGTCTCTCTGTAGTCCCCCCGTGTCGACATACCGTATAGCACGTCACCCGGCTGCGGCATGCGTATGGCGAACTGCATCACGGAGAGTGACCAACGGTTTCGGACGCATCTACGCTTCGGCACCCGGAGTGGGACGAGCGGCGCTCTTGCGGGCGACCCACACGCACTCCGACGGCCACCGACGGGCCCAATCCACGTCCACGAACGGCCAGGGCGTCGTCCCGTCCTCCGGAGCGCGGATCTCGGTCAGCCCCTCGACGTCGAAACCGGCGTCGCGCAGCACCCGGAACCACTGCCCGTACGGCAGCTGGAACTCGGTGGTGCCGAAGGCGGGGGTGTCGATCTCGTACAGCCCGAAGTACGGCCGGATCAACCGGTCGGTGGCCAGCCCGCTGGCGTCGGTCCTGCTGCAGATGGTGAGCAGCGGGCTCGCAGTGAGGAAGATCAGCCAACCGCCGGGGCGCAGCAGCCGGGCCGCCTCCGGCACCCAGCGGTGCGGGTCGCACCAGCTGCTCGCGCCGTACTCGGACAGGGCCAGGTCGAAGCGGCCGTCCGGGTAGTCCACCCGCTCGGCGTCGCCGTGCACGAGCGGGAACTCCAGGCCGTGCTGCTGCTGGAGCTCGCGGGCGAAGCCGAGCTGCTGGGCCGAGGCGTCCAGGGCGACCGGGCGGGCGCCGGCCCGGGCCAGCCAGGCCGAGAAGTACGCGGTGCCGCAGCCGAGCTCGATCGTGTCCATCCCGGCCACGTCCGGCAGCAGGCGCAGCTCGGCCTCGGGGATGCTCCAGTCGCCCCAGTTCGGCTCGGCCGCCCACATGGCCGCGCCGTACTCGCGCTGCTGGGCGAACTCGCCCTCGGCGCCGGTGAGCGAGTCCCAGAACCGCTGCGCCTGCTGGAGGCGGTCGTCCGGCCCGGTCACGGGGCCGGCCGCCGCGGCACCTCGCGCAGCAGGTCCGAGACCTCGCCGGCGACCTTGCCGAACTCCTCCGAGTAGCGCAGGTCCGGCTGTCGCGGGTACCCGAACGGCACCGGCACGTCGCCGAGGATGCGGCCCGGCCGCGGCGACATCACCACCACCCGGGTGGACAGGAACACCGCCTCGGCCACCGAGTGGGTGATGAACAGCGCGGCGAAGTGCCGGTCCGCGAACAGCTGCAGCAGCTCGTCGTTCAGCCGCTCCCGGGTCATCTCGTCCAGCGCGCCGAACGGCTCGTCGAAGAGGAACACGTCCGGCTGCAGCACCAGCGAGCGGGCCAGCGAGGTCCGCATCCGCATGCCGCCGGACAGCGAGCGCGGCCGGTGCTTCTCGAAGCCGTCCAGCCCGACGACGCGGATGGCGTCGGTGACCCGGGCCTCCCGCTCGGCCTTGGGCAGGTGCTCCAGCTCGGCCAGCAGCCCGACGTTCTTGCGGACCGTACGCCAGGGCAGCAGCGTCGGGTCCTGGAAGACGTAGCCGACGTGGTCGGAGGAGACCGTCACGGTCCCGGTGGAGGCGTGGTCCAGGCCGGAGGCCAGCCGGAGCAGGGTGCTCTTCCCGCACCCGGACGGGCCGACGACCGAGACGAACTCGCCGCGGTCCACCACGAGGCCGACGTCCTGCAGCGCCTGGGTGCCGTCGGGGAAGGTCCGGCCGACGCCGGCGAACTCCAGCATCGGGGCAGTCACGTTCCGGGATAGTAGTCGGGCGGCCTGAGGCCGGTCAGCGGCCCAGGAGCCGGGACATGACCTCGTTGTCCTCGCCGTCCTCACGAGCGCGGCGTCGACGCGGTGGTACGGACTCGCCCGCGGCGGGCTGTCTCGGCGCGGGCGGGACGGGCGGCGACCCGTACTGCCGGCCGGGTGGCGGCGGGACGTAGGCCGGGGCCGGCGACGCGTAAGTGGGCGACTCGTAGCGCGGCGGCGCCGGCGTCTCATGGGACCGTGGCTGTCGGGGCGGTTCGTAGGCCGGTGGGGTCGAGTAGGTCGGTGGGGTCGAGTAAGCCGGTGGGGTCGAATAGGGCGGTGGGGTCGAATAGGGCGACGGGGCCGAGTAGGTCGGCGCCGGCGTGTACGACGGCGGGAGCGGATCGCTGAGCGGGTCCGGCCCGGGGTCGGCGTAGTTCGGGAACGGCGAGTAGCCGGAGGCGCCGTACGCCGGCGGCTCGTCGAAGATCGACGGCGCGGCCGGCTCCGGCGGCGGCACGGTCAGCTCCGGCGGCACCGGCATGCCGATCCCGAGCCGGCGGGCCTCGTCCTGCAGCGCCCGCAGGCTGCCGCCGATCAGCCGGGTGGTCTCGATCCGCTCCATCCGCAGCTCGCCGTCGAGCCGCTCGATCATCTCGCCCCGCATCCGGCCGACCTCACCGCGCAGCGCGGCCACGTCCTCGGCCAGCCCGCGCTCGAGCTCGCGGCGGAGGTAGACCTCCAGCTGCAGCTCGTACTCGCGGCGGGCCGCGACCTCGCGCTCCAGCTCGATCTCGTACGTCTTGCGCAGCTCGAGCGCGCTGCCGGGCCCGTCCCCGTCCGGCTCGGTCTCCCGCCGGCGCGGCGCCGCGAACGCGGCCAGCACGAACGCCCAGAGCGCGCCGACCACCGCGACCCGCAGCGTCTGCGGGTCGTCGCTGATCACCACCGCCGCGGTCGAGGCCAGCGCGATGAGCACCGCCAGCCCCAGCGCGGCCGAGCGCAGGCCGCCGCGACCGGCTGATCCGGAGCGGGCGGGGGCCATCGGGTCACCTTAGGGGACGCACGTGGCGAACTGCTCAGATGAGCCGCGCGTCCTGCAGGAAGCGTTTGGCCAACCCGTCCGGGTCCTGGCCGTCGAGGTCCTGGCGCTTGTTCAGCTCCTGCAGCTTCTCCGTCGTCAGGGCCCGGTTCACGCTGTCCACCACCGCGCGGGCGGCGGCCGGCAGCCGGCTGCGGTAGAGCGCGAGGATGTTGCCGGCCGGCTGCAGCAGCAGGTCGTCGCGCAGCACCACCAGGCTGTCGGCCGCGATCCCGCCGGCCGAGGACTGCACGGTGCCCACGTCGACGGTGCCCTTGCGCAGCGCGGCGAAGATCTGCGGGGCGGACACGTCGCCGAGCTCGTCCACGCCCTTGAACCGCAGGCCGTAGCGGGCCTGCAGGCCGAGCAGGCAGAAGTCGTCGGTGGCGCAGCCGGTCGGGCCGCCGAGCACCAGGTCGCCGTTGAGCTTGGCCAGGTCCGAGACGGCGGCCAGCTTGTCGTCGTCGGCCAGCGTCTTCGGCACCGCGAACGCGGTCTGGTCGGTCGCGATCGAGGGCCGGGTCACCCCGAGCGGGCGGTCGGTGAGCAGCCCGTCCAGGATCCGGGCGGTGTGCTCGACGTCACCGGACGGAGCGGCCGGCCGGTGCGCGATCGGGACCCCGGTACGCAGGTACTCGGTGAGCGGGGCCAGGTAGTCCGGCACCACGTCCAGCTCGCCGCGCTGCAAGGCCGGCACGTACGCGGCCCGGCTGCCGGCGTCGAACCGGGTGGTGACGGCGAAGCCGGCCTTGGTCAGGGCCTGCGCGTACATCCGGGCGATGATCTGCTGCTCCGGCGCCAGGCCCGCGCCGACGACGACCGTCGGCTCGGCCGTGGCCGGCTTCGGGTCGCTGCCGGTGCAGCCGCTGACCAGCAGCACGGTCAGGACCAGCAGCAGCGCGGACTTCACCAGCGCTCGCCCACCCTCCCGGTCGTGTACGGCTCGCCCGACCGGGACCGGTCACGACCATTCGAGGGGGACAGCCAACCACGCGGACCGTACGGCCCGCGTCCGGGTTTCCGGTTCGGGGTCTACTTGACCGCGCGCAGGGCCGCCGTGGCCGGCCGCGGCACGAACACCTCGGCGTTGCGGGTCGCCTGCTTGACCTTGTACATGTTCGCGTCGGCCGCGCCGAGCAGCCGGGCGGCCGGGAAGTCGGGATCGTCGGTGGACGCCTGGCCGATACTGGCCCGGACGTTGACGATGCCCTCCTCGAACGCGACCGGCGCGGCCACCGCCTGGGCCAGCCGGTGCGCGATCTCCTCGGCCGGCACCTCGTGCGGCAGCGACTTGAGGATGACCACGAACTCATCGCCGCCGAGCCGGCCGATCGTGTCGGTCGGCCGCAGCGCGCCCCGCATCCGCTCCGCCGCCGCCCGCAAGACCCGGTCCCCGACCGCGTGCCCGTGCATGTCGTTGACCTGCTTGAAGCCGTCGAGGTCGGCGAACAGGACGTGCACCTGGCCGGGTTCGGCCCGCAGCGAGCGCAGCGCGGCGCCGAGTTTGTGCAGCACCAGGCCCCGGTTGGGCAGCCCGGTCAGCGGGTCGTGGGTCGCCTTGCGGTGCAGGTCGTACTCGGTGTTCTTCTGCTGGGTCACGTCCACCAGGTGGACGATGTACGACTTCTGCCCGACCAGCGCGGACACCGAGGCGTGCACCCAGCCGTCGCCGCCGGCCCCGGTCCGGTAGCGGAAGGTGCCGGAGACGTCGTCCTCGGTGCCGTCCACGACCCGGTCGAAGTCGCCGCGGACCCGCTCCGAGTCCTCCGGGTGCAGGTGGTGCCAGATCAGGTCGCCGTGCAGCGTGGCCATCCGGCGGCCGAACAGCCGGGCCAGCGCGGCGTTGACGTCGAGGAACATGCCCGCCCGGTCGACGATCGCCATCCCGGTCGGCGCGTTCTGGAACGCGGCCCGGAACTTCTCCTCGGCCGCCCGGACCTGGGCCTCGGAGCTGCGCCGGTGGGTGATGTCGCGGGCGACGATCAGCGCGCCGTTGCGGCCGCTGAAGGAGACCTGCCGGCCGGCCGCCTCGATCTGCACGGCCTGGCCGTCCAGCCGGATCAGGGTCTCCTCGACGTACTCGAGGTTCTTGCCGTCGACCATTCCGCTCAGCCGCAGCTCGGCCTCGGACCGGATCGCCTCGTCCATGAAGTCGAGCGCCGGCCGGGTCTGCAGGTCGGAGATCTTGCTGGCGCCGAGCAGCTGCAGGCCGCGCCAGTTGGCGAAGGCGTGGTAGCCGTCGACGATCACGAACACCGCGTCCGGGGAGAGCTCGACCAGAGCCCGGAAGTGCTCGTCGGACGGGCCGACGACAAGGGAGCCGGCCTCCGGCTCACCTTCTCGACTGTGCCTGCCCATCCCACCCCACTCAGGACCGATGACGACCCCAACTGATCCTAGGAAGTTAACAGTCCGATCGCGTTACGTCGCGGGTTCTTGTGGACGCTTCCGAGCTGCGACAAGTAGTTAGGCCCCGGTTGATCCATCCGGCCTAGTCCGCGTCTCGCTGTCCGGCGGTGCCGGGGCCCGGCAGCAGTATTCGAGCCACAGTCCGGCCCCGGCCAGGGCCAGCCCGGCGACCACCCCGACGCTCCCGGTACGGGTGTCGCCGCCGGCCGCCATGAGCTGCCCCAGCCGCGGTACGGCATAGAGCAGCAGGCCGGCCCAGCTGCCGGTCACGACCGCGCCGACGACCGCACTCGCCTTGGCCAGCGCGAACATCTGCGCCGCGACCAGCGGCTGCACCGGCAGCGCGCCGGGCCGCCGGCGGATCCGGTCGCGCAGCTGGTTGGCCGCGAGCGTCTCGGCGATGGCCAGCAGCACCAGCGAGAGCGGCACGAACCAGCTCAGCCGCGGCAGGTCGCCGTACCACTGGCGCAGGGCGAGCCAGGTGATGCCGGTCACAGCCAGGGCGTAGCCGATCAGGTCCCGGATCCGGGTTGGGCTGATCACCGCAGCACCAGGTCCGTACGGCGGACATCGTCGCTGTCCGTTATCAGGTCTGCAATACGACCCTGTCCGGTCAGGACCGCGTCCGGCTCGACGTCGGTCCAGGGCACCAGCACGAACGCACGCTCGTGGGCGTGCGGGTGCGGGAGGGTCAGGTCGGGGTCGGGATTGACCACGCCGTCCACGTCGATCACGTCGACGTCGAGGGTGCGCGGGCCCCAGTGCACCTCCCGGGTCCGGCCGGCGGCCTGCTCGCAGGCGTGCGCCCGGGCCAGCCAGCCGTACGCGTCGGTGCCGGGGTCGTCGACGACCAGGATCGCGTTGAGGTAGTCGTCCTGGTCGACGCCGCCCCAGGGTGCGGTCTCGTACACCGGGCTGACCGCGATCGGGTCGAGGGCGGCGACGACGGACTTCAGGTGCGCCAGCCGGTCGCCGAGATTCGACCCGATGGACAGCACGGCCCGGCTCACCGGCGCCGCCCGCTCGTCGGGGCGCTCATCGGTGGACCGCCGGGCCGCTCGGGGCCGGGGGGCTCACCGGCGGGACCGCCGGGCGGTCACCGCCACGTCGGCGAACTCGCGCTCGATCGGAGCCTGCGGCTTGTGCACCGTGACCTCGGCCGCGATCACCCGCTCATCGGCCATGCAGAGCTCGGCCAGCCGGGCCGCGAGCGTCTCGATGAGGTTGACCGGCTCGCCCTCGACCACGGTCGCCAACTTCTCGGCCAGCCCGCCGTAGTCGACGGTGTCGGCGAGGTCGTCGCTGGCCGCCGCCGGCTTGCTGTCCAGCCAGAGCGTGGCGTCGACGACGAAGTCCTGGCCGTCCCGGCGCTCGTGCTCGAAGACGCCGTGGTGGCCGCGGACAGTCAGGCCGGTCAGCGTGATCCGGTCAGCCACGGGTCCACCCCCGCGGTCGCGGGACCGGCGGGCCGGCCGGGTCCTCGTCGGCGGCGGGCTGCTCGGCCGCCCGGGACCAGGCCCCGACGACCTTCAGCGCGTCCCGGGTCGGGGGCACCTCGTGCACGCGGACACCCCAGGCGCCCATCACCGCGGCCAGCACGCTGGTCGCCACCGTCGCGTTCTCCCGGGCGTCGACCGGGGCCGGGGTGCCGTCCGGGCCGGCCAGCAGCCGGCCGAGGAACGCCTTGCGGGAGGCGCCGACCAGCACCGGGAACCCGAGCGCGGTCAGCTCGTCCAGCCGGGCCAGCAGGGTCCAGTTGTGCTCGGCGGTCTTGGCGAAGCCGAGCCCGGGGTCGAGCACGATGTTGTCCGGGTTGACCCCCGCGGCCACGGCCGCGTCGACCTGCCGGGCCAGCTCGGCGCCGACGTCCTTGACCACGTCGTCGTACCGGGCCAGGGCCTGC
This Mycobacteriales bacterium DNA region includes the following protein-coding sequences:
- a CDS encoding DUF3180 domain-containing protein, with amino-acid sequence MISPTRIRDLIGYALAVTGITWLALRQWYGDLPRLSWFVPLSLVLLAIAETLAANQLRDRIRRRPGALPVQPLVAAQMFALAKASAVVGAVVTGSWAGLLLYAVPRLGQLMAAGGDTRTGSVGVVAGLALAGAGLWLEYCCRAPAPPDSETRTRPDGSTGA
- a CDS encoding class I SAM-dependent methyltransferase; protein product: MTGPDDRLQQAQRFWDSLTGAEGEFAQQREYGAAMWAAEPNWGDWSIPEAELRLLPDVAGMDTIELGCGTAYFSAWLARAGARPVALDASAQQLGFARELQQQHGLEFPLVHGDAERVDYPDGRFDLALSEYGASSWCDPHRWVPEAARLLRPGGWLIFLTASPLLTICSRTDASGLATDRLIRPYFGLYEIDTPAFGTTEFQLPYGQWFRVLRDAGFDVEGLTEIRAPEDGTTPWPFVDVDWARRWPSECVWVARKSAARPTPGAEA
- the folP gene encoding dihydropteroate synthase, with the translated sequence MTGLPRPDRCVLMGVLNVTPDSFSDGGRYADLDAAVAHGLALAAAGADLVDVGGESTRPGAERVDAEEEIRRVAPAIRALAAGGVPVSVDTSRAAVAEAALDAGARIVNDVSGGLADPAMAKVVAAAGVPWILMHWRGHSRDMQALARYDDVVKDVGAELARQVDAAVAAGVNPDNIVLDPGLGFAKTAEHNWTLLARLDELTALGFPVLVGASRKAFLGRLLAGPDGTPAPVDARENATVATSVLAAVMGAWGVRVHEVPPTRDALKVVGAWSRAAEQPAADEDPAGPPVPRPRGWTRG
- a CDS encoding DUF6779 domain-containing protein; translated protein: MAPARSGSAGRGGLRSAALGLAVLIALASTAAVVISDDPQTLRVAVVGALWAFVLAAFAAPRRRETEPDGDGPGSALELRKTYEIELEREVAARREYELQLEVYLRRELERGLAEDVAALRGEVGRMRGEMIERLDGELRMERIETTRLIGGSLRALQDEARRLGIGMPVPPELTVPPPEPAAPSIFDEPPAYGASGYSPFPNYADPGPDPLSDPLPPSYTPAPTYSAPSPYSTPPPYSTPPAYSTPPTYSTPPAYEPPRQPRSHETPAPPRYESPTYASPAPAYVPPPPGRQYGSPPVPPAPRQPAAGESVPPRRRRAREDGEDNEVMSRLLGR
- a CDS encoding ABC transporter permease subunit; this encodes MIVLGVWYYISYVFLDADRRFLLPPPHRVIIVSFFDAQNRTDIFTALWLSTWIAALGLLISIVIGMALGIAMSQARWVERSIYPYAVILQCVPTLALVPVIGFWFDFGLTSRLIVTVLIALFPVISSTLFGLQAAERGQHELFTLHRSNRLVRLWKLQLPAAMPAILTGFQVSATLAIVGSVVGDFFFKQGQAGIGVLIDLYRARLQSEQLFGAALAASLLGVLAFSLFGAINRIATGGWYGSSAYDRPA
- a CDS encoding sensor domain-containing diguanylate cyclase codes for the protein MGRHSREGEPEAGSLVVGPSDEHFRALVELSPDAVFVIVDGYHAFANWRGLQLLGASKISDLQTRPALDFMDEAIRSEAELRLSGMVDGKNLEYVEETLIRLDGQAVQIEAAGRQVSFSGRNGALIVARDITHRRSSEAQVRAAEEKFRAAFQNAPTGMAIVDRAGMFLDVNAALARLFGRRMATLHGDLIWHHLHPEDSERVRGDFDRVVDGTEDDVSGTFRYRTGAGGDGWVHASVSALVGQKSYIVHLVDVTQQKNTEYDLHRKATHDPLTGLPNRGLVLHKLGAALRSLRAEPGQVHVLFADLDGFKQVNDMHGHAVGDRVLRAAAERMRGALRPTDTIGRLGGDEFVVILKSLPHEVPAEEIAHRLAQAVAAPVAFEEGIVNVRASIGQASTDDPDFPAARLLGAADANMYKVKQATRNAEVFVPRPATAALRAVK
- a CDS encoding glycine betaine ABC transporter substrate-binding protein, whose amino-acid sequence is MKSALLLVLTVLLVSGCTGSDPKPATAEPTVVVGAGLAPEQQIIARMYAQALTKAGFAVTTRFDAGSRAAYVPALQRGELDVVPDYLAPLTEYLRTGVPIAHRPAAPSGDVEHTARILDGLLTDRPLGVTRPSIATDQTAFAVPKTLADDDKLAAVSDLAKLNGDLVLGGPTGCATDDFCLLGLQARYGLRFKGVDELGDVSAPQIFAALRKGTVDVGTVQSSAGGIAADSLVVLRDDLLLQPAGNILALYRSRLPAAARAVVDSVNRALTTEKLQELNKRQDLDGQDPDGLAKRFLQDARLI
- the folK gene encoding 2-amino-4-hydroxy-6-hydroxymethyldihydropteridine diphosphokinase; translated protein: MSRAVLSIGSNLGDRLAHLKSVVAALDPIAVSPVYETAPWGGVDQDDYLNAILVVDDPGTDAYGWLARAHACEQAAGRTREVHWGPRTLDVDVIDVDGVVNPDPDLTLPHPHAHERAFVLVPWTDVEPDAVLTGQGRIADLITDSDDVRRTDLVLR
- the folB gene encoding dihydroneopterin aldolase, producing the protein MADRITLTGLTVRGHHGVFEHERRDGQDFVVDATLWLDSKPAAASDDLADTVDYGGLAEKLATVVEGEPVNLIETLAARLAELCMADERVIAAEVTVHKPQAPIEREFADVAVTARRSRR
- a CDS encoding ABC transporter ATP-binding protein, which gives rise to MLEFAGVGRTFPDGTQALQDVGLVVDRGEFVSVVGPSGCGKSTLLRLASGLDHASTGTVTVSSDHVGYVFQDPTLLPWRTVRKNVGLLAELEHLPKAEREARVTDAIRVVGLDGFEKHRPRSLSGGMRMRTSLARSLVLQPDVFLFDEPFGALDEMTRERLNDELLQLFADRHFAALFITHSVAEAVFLSTRVVVMSPRPGRILGDVPVPFGYPRQPDLRYSEEFGKVAGEVSDLLREVPRRPAP
- a CDS encoding amidohydrolase, whose protein sequence is MTTESGGAREPARPLLVRARHVLTSGPAGHVRDGAVAIRGDRIAAVGPYPRLAADFPDAEVTGDGTGILTPGFVSTHGHFSEGLVTGIGETHTLWEWFVHVVGPIEPFLTREVAYVGALLKGAEAALSGVTTVADMFCHAPGAEPSTPGVVQALEELGLRGDVSYGAQDDSNPRPLKLVLAEHEALAAAAAASRRSRFRVGLATVPASSDELIGATAELLRDTPRLHVHLHEVREEVTQSRMDRGMGSIEYAARAGLLDAQVVAAHCVWLDDTDIDLLRRHDVAVAHNPVSNMILASGVAPVPRLRREGVTVGLGLDGPASNDSQDMLQTLKIAALLQKVHHLQATALTAPDVLAMATIDGARALGLDAEIGSLEPGKQADLVLFAEASPSLSNVHDPYQELVYCASPRDVHTVWVAGEPVVTGGRAVGVDLAELLPRARELAVKLACDAGLDSELARRDPGPAGTRPADPGR
- a CDS encoding ABC transporter substrate-binding protein, with the protein product MRQRKLAPMVAGGIALLLTAAACSSNSTTTDQSAPAPKASGAALSLKGVCPANVVIQTDWFPESEYGNLYQLLGPGYTVDKNKKVLKGPLVASGQDTGVTVEIRNGGPAIGFQQVSAQMYADKSITLGQVSTDEAVQNSQSQPTLAVVAPLEISPIMIAWDKKKHPDFNTIADIGQTNTKILYFQTDTYMQYLLGAGLVRASQLDGSYDGTPSKFVASDGAIANAGFATSEPYIFKAEVEGHSYDTDLQLVNDTGYPMYGEALSIRPADKEKLAPCLKKLVPILQQASVDFITNPAATNTLVIKAVQTLHDFWTYSPGMADYAVKTLKNLGLVGNGPDKTLGNMANDRMQRMIDILTPIFAAQRKTIKTGLQPSDLYTNEFVDPSIGLSTTAK